The proteins below are encoded in one region of Neofelis nebulosa isolate mNeoNeb1 chromosome 17, mNeoNeb1.pri, whole genome shotgun sequence:
- the UBE2M gene encoding NEDD8-conjugating enzyme Ubc12 — MIKLFSLKQQKKEEESAGGTKGSSKKASAAQLRIQKDINELNLPKTCDISFSDPDDLLNFKLVICPDEGFYKSGKFVFSFKVGQGYPHDPPKVKCETMVYHPNIDLEGNVCLNILREDWKPVLTINSIIYGLQYLFLEPNPEDPLNKEAAEVLQNNRRLFEQNVQRSMRGGYIGSTYFERCLK; from the exons atGATCAAGCTGTTCTCGCTGAAGcagcagaagaaggaggaggagtcgGCGGGCGGCACCAAGGGCAGCAGCAAGAAGGCGTCGGCTGCGCAGCTGCGGATCCAGAAGG ACATAAACGAGCTGAACCTGCCCAAGACGTGTGACATCAGTTTCTCAGATCCAGACGATCTCCTCAACTTCAAACTGGTTATTTGTCCTGATGAG GGTTTCTACAAGAGTGGGAAGTTTGTGTTCAGTTTTAAG GTGGGCCAGGGTTACCCACATGACCCCCCCAAGGTGAAGTGTGAGACAATGGTCTATCACCCCAACATTGACCTCGAGGGCAACGTCTGCCTCAACATCCTCAG AGAGGACTGGAAACCAGTCCTTACGATAAACTCCATAATTTATGGCCTGCAGTATCTCTTCTTG GAGCCCAACCCTGAAGACCCACTGAACAAGGAGGCCGCCGAGGTCCTGCAGAACAACCGGCGGCTGTTTGAGCAGAATGTGCAGCGCTCCATGCGAGGTGGCTATATCGGCTCCACCTACTTTGAGCGCTGCCTGAAATAG